Below is a window of Wenzhouxiangella sp. XN201 DNA.
GCGCTCGACCGCTTCCTGTAGCGGCTCTTCGGCCAGCGCGGGATCGATGCGCAGGTCATCGGTGAACTCGTCGCGATGCCACCAGGAGTAAACCAGCAGGACCAGGCTGCCGCAAAACAGCCAGGAGACAAGTCGGCGGCGGGAAAGCATTGCATCGACCCTCTTGACCTTGGGTGAATTGGGCCCGGTCCGCTCCGGGCATGGCGGTCCATTATCCACGCGAGGCCTGTTCGACGAAACCGAAACGGGCCCACGAGGCCTTTAACCAGGCCCCTGTCAATGGCAGGGAGAAGGCCGATATGCGATACTACGCCGTTCCGTACGGCGCGGTACTGTGGCTGCGCGCCCGTCAACGTTTCCAAGGAGAATCCCGGTGGCCGAACGCAAACTCACCCTGACTGATCCCGAATCCGGAAAGTCCCTCGACCTGCCCGTGGTGGCCGGTTCGGAAGGCGATCCCACGCTCGATATCAGCAGGCTGCATTCCGAGCTGGGCTACTTCACTTTTGATCCGGGTTACGGTGCGACGGCCAGCTGCAAGAGTGATATCACCTACATCGACGGCCAGGCCGGCATCCTGCGCTACCGCGGCTATCCGATCGAGCAGCTGGCCGAGAATTCCAGTTTCCTGGAGGTGGCCTACCTGCTGCTCTACGGCGAATTGCCCACCGGCGATGAGTTCGCGTCCTTCGAGCGCGACATCACCTATCACACGATGGTCCACGAGAAGCTCAACAACTTCATCTCGGGCTTTCACTACAACGCACATCCGATGGCCATACTGTCGGGCGTGGTCGGTTCGATGGCGGCTTTCTACCACGACAAGCTCGATGTCAACGACCCGGAGCAGCGCGACCTGGCGGCCAAGCGCCTGATCGCCAAGATGCCGACCATCGCCGCGGCGGCCTACCGCCACTACATGGGTTGGCCGAGTGCCTATCCGCGCAATTCGCTCAACTACTCCGAGCGCTTTTTGCACATGATGTTCTCGGTACCGGCCGAGGCCTATGAGGTCAATCCGGTAGCGGCGAAAGCGCTGGACCTGCTGTTCATCCTGCACGCCGATCACGAGCAGAACGCTTCGACCTCGACCGTGCGCCTGGTCGGCTCGACCGGGGCCAACCCGTACGCCTGCACGGCCGCCGGCATTGCCGCGCTGTGGGGTCCGGCCCACGGCGGCGCCAACGAAGCCGTACTCAACATGCTCGATGAGATCGGCGACGTCAGCCAGGTCGGCAAGTACGTCGAGAAGGCCAAGGACAAGGACGATCCGTTTCGCCTGATGGGCTTCGGCCACCGCGTCTACAAGAACTTCGATCCGCGCGCGACCATCATCCGCAAGGCCTGCCACGAGGTGCTCGATGACCTCGGTCAGGACGACCCCCTGCTCGACCTGGCCATGGAGCTCGAGAAGATCGCGCTCGAAGACGACTACTTCGTCGAACGCAAGCTCTACCCCAACGTCGATTTCTACTCGGGCATCATCTACAAGGCCCTGGGCATCCCGACCAGCATGTTCACCGCCATGTTCGCCATCGGCCGCACCGTCGGCTGGGTCAGCCAGTGGCTGGAACAGTCCGCCAGCCCGCACCGCATCGGGCGGCCGCGGCAGGTCTACACCGGGGCGGGCGAGCGCAACTACGTCGACATCGACAAGCGTTAGTGATTGGCTGACAGGCTTGAGCCACTAGCATTTCACGCCAAGGCGCGAAGGCGCCAAGTACGCCAAGAAAGAAATTAGTTTAAAGCGATTCTGAAATCGCTTAGCTGAGCGGCAACTTCAGGACTATGTAGTTTCTTGAATTTTTCTTTTCTTCGCGTTCTTGGCGCCTTCGCGCCTTGGCGTGAGGCCAAACAGCACGACACATCCACCGCCCCAGGATCTCGGGGACGCGACAACGCGGCAAGACGTCAGAGGAACAGGTCCGGCAGCAGGCCCTTCCCCGGCTCGACCGCGTACTGATCCAGGTCCGTCACTCCCATCTTCTCGAGCACGTCTTCGTCAATAAAGAAGTTGCCCGTGACCTCCCGGGACGGTTGGGTCAGGATCCAGCGGGCGGTGTCGGCCAGGATTTCGGGTTTGCGGCAGTTCTCCGGCTTGACCGCGTCGCCGAGCATGGCCAGCGCGGCCGTGGCGATGACGGTCTTCGGCCACAGGGCGTTGACGGCGATGCCGTCGGGCCGGAACTCCTCGGCCATGCCGAGCACGCACAGGCTCATGCCGTACTTGGCGATGGTGTAGGCCACGTGCGGGGCGAACCATTTCGGGTCCATGTTGAGTGGCGGCGACAGGTTGAGGATGTGCGGATTGCCGGCCTTCTTCAGGTAGGGCAACGCCGCCTGCGAGCAGACGAAGGTGCCGCGCGTGTTGACGCTGTGCATCAGGTCGTAGC
It encodes the following:
- a CDS encoding citrate synthase, which encodes MAERKLTLTDPESGKSLDLPVVAGSEGDPTLDISRLHSELGYFTFDPGYGATASCKSDITYIDGQAGILRYRGYPIEQLAENSSFLEVAYLLLYGELPTGDEFASFERDITYHTMVHEKLNNFISGFHYNAHPMAILSGVVGSMAAFYHDKLDVNDPEQRDLAAKRLIAKMPTIAAAAYRHYMGWPSAYPRNSLNYSERFLHMMFSVPAEAYEVNPVAAKALDLLFILHADHEQNASTSTVRLVGSTGANPYACTAAGIAALWGPAHGGANEAVLNMLDEIGDVSQVGKYVEKAKDKDDPFRLMGFGHRVYKNFDPRATIIRKACHEVLDDLGQDDPLLDLAMELEKIALEDDYFVERKLYPNVDFYSGIIYKALGIPTSMFTAMFAIGRTVGWVSQWLEQSASPHRIGRPRQVYTGAGERNYVDIDKR
- a CDS encoding NAD(P)-dependent oxidoreductase codes for the protein MSNTLEGKTLFITGASRGIGLAIAHRAARDGANIAIAAKTDRPHPKLPGTIHTAAEEIEAAGGQALPLKVDIRDEDAVARAMADTAETFGGIDILVNNASAIYLAPTPEVPMKRYDLMHSVNTRGTFVCSQAALPYLKKAGNPHILNLSPPLNMDPKWFAPHVAYTIAKYGMSLCVLGMAEEFRPDGIAVNALWPKTVIATAALAMLGDAVKPENCRKPEILADTARWILTQPSREVTGNFFIDEDVLEKMGVTDLDQYAVEPGKGLLPDLFL